A stretch of the Nitratifractor salsuginis DSM 16511 genome encodes the following:
- the hisIE gene encoding bifunctional phosphoribosyl-AMP cyclohydrolase/phosphoribosyl-ATP diphosphatase HisIE yields MQIDWKKNPLVPAIAQEAESGEVLMLAYMNEEAYRLTLETGYAHYFSRSKQRVWKKGESSGHTQKVLDLLLDCDADTILLKVKQKGVACHTGRKSCFFTSVTQGKTVSEPEVDTAKLYGVVDTLYHTILERKASSGEKSWTKKLLDDKELLLSKIREEADELAVAIDRESDEQVIYEAADLLYHALVGLGARELSPDRVKQELARRFGMSGIEEKESRNKD; encoded by the coding sequence ATGCAAATCGACTGGAAAAAGAACCCCCTCGTCCCCGCCATCGCCCAGGAGGCCGAAAGCGGCGAAGTGCTGATGCTCGCCTATATGAACGAAGAGGCTTACCGCCTGACCCTGGAGACAGGCTACGCCCACTACTTCAGCCGCTCCAAACAGCGGGTCTGGAAAAAGGGTGAAAGCTCCGGCCATACCCAGAAGGTCCTGGACCTGCTGCTTGACTGTGACGCCGATACGATCCTGCTCAAAGTGAAGCAAAAAGGGGTCGCCTGCCACACCGGAAGAAAAAGCTGTTTCTTCACCTCCGTCACCCAGGGGAAAACCGTCAGCGAACCCGAGGTGGATACCGCCAAACTCTACGGCGTGGTCGACACCCTCTACCATACGATCCTGGAGCGCAAAGCCTCCAGCGGAGAAAAGTCCTGGACCAAAAAGCTCCTCGATGACAAAGAGCTGCTCCTTTCCAAGATCCGGGAAGAGGCCGATGAATTGGCCGTGGCTATCGACCGGGAGAGTGACGAACAGGTGATCTACGAAGCGGCGGATCTCCTCTACCACGCCCTGGTGGGCCTGGGCGCCAGAGAGCTCTCCCCCGACCGGGTCAAGCAGGAGCTGGCCCGACGCTTCGGAATGAGCGGGATTGAGGAGAAAGAGAGTCGGAATAAAGATTGA
- a CDS encoding SPFH domain-containing protein, whose translation MPADLNDYFKKRKPSKPEPEENNSGGGNTGGGSGFESPFGGENTNRYLVIGGIILVLILAFLTFKPYTIINSGEVGIKVVTGKFQDKPLKPGLHFFIPVFEKIIPVNTRVRMITYSNQTRPNVSEGYSRYEGGLKRNPAIRVMDSRGLDVDIDLAVQYHLRPETAPRTIATWGTGWEDKIINTKVREIVRDVIGKYAAENLPQKRTEIAREIQQRVRKAVESIPGKPVVLDSVELRNIELPPKIKAKIEELQAEKQNVMIAEQQKDRAKREAERKAEIARGEAQKKRIEAQGFADKIRIEATAQAKANKLISQSLTPSLLQLEQIKTQRAFNDALKVNKDAKIFLTPGGAVPNIWIDTKNREQKAVSAQQ comes from the coding sequence ATGCCCGCTGACCTTAACGACTATTTCAAAAAACGCAAACCTTCCAAACCTGAACCGGAAGAAAACAACTCCGGCGGCGGAAATACCGGGGGTGGGAGCGGTTTTGAAAGCCCTTTCGGAGGTGAAAATACCAACCGCTATCTCGTCATCGGCGGGATCATCCTGGTCCTGATCCTCGCCTTCCTCACCTTCAAACCCTACACGATCATCAACTCGGGAGAGGTCGGCATCAAGGTCGTGACGGGAAAATTCCAGGACAAGCCCCTCAAACCGGGTCTGCACTTTTTCATCCCGGTCTTTGAAAAGATCATCCCCGTCAATACCCGGGTGCGGATGATCACCTACTCCAACCAGACCCGCCCCAACGTCAGCGAGGGATATTCCCGCTACGAAGGGGGCCTCAAGCGCAATCCCGCCATCCGGGTCATGGACTCCCGGGGGCTTGATGTCGATATCGACCTGGCGGTGCAGTACCATCTGCGTCCTGAGACAGCCCCCCGGACCATCGCGACGTGGGGAACCGGCTGGGAAGACAAGATCATCAACACCAAGGTCCGGGAGATCGTCCGCGACGTCATCGGCAAATACGCCGCCGAGAACCTTCCCCAGAAGCGCACCGAGATCGCCCGGGAGATCCAGCAGCGGGTCCGAAAAGCCGTGGAGTCGATCCCCGGCAAACCCGTGGTCCTCGACTCCGTGGAGCTACGAAATATCGAGCTGCCTCCCAAGATCAAAGCCAAGATCGAAGAGCTCCAGGCCGAGAAGCAAAACGTTATGATCGCCGAGCAGCAAAAAGACCGCGCCAAGCGTGAAGCGGAGCGCAAAGCCGAGATCGCCCGGGGTGAAGCCCAGAAGAAGCGGATCGAAGCCCAGGGCTTCGCCGACAAGATCCGCATCGAAGCCACTGCCCAGGCCAAGGCCAACAAGCTGATTTCCCAATCCCTGACTCCGTCGCTGCTGCAGCTGGAGCAGATCAAGACCCAGAGAGCTTTCAATGACGCCCTCAAGGTCAACAAAGACGCCAAGATCTTCCTCACCCCCGGCGGTGCCGTCCCCAACATTTGGATCGACACCAAAAACCGGGAACAAAAAGCCGTCTCGGCACAACAATAA
- a CDS encoding branched-chain amino acid transaminase: MNEAKLIWMDGEMVPWHEAKVHVLTHTLHYGNAVFEGTRAYQTKEGLAIFRLEDHCRRLYNSAKIVAIEPNIDYETVKQAHIDLLRANDFSANVYIRPLIYLGYGVMGLYHKHAPVQTMIAAWEWGAYLGEEGLENGIKVCTSSITRNPNRSTFGKAKAAANYLNSQMAKYEAIENGFEEALMLDENGFAAEGTGECLFIVRDGKLISPPNDNSLESITQATVLELAADMGIEVERRNITRDEIYIADEAFFTGTAAELTPINSLDHRIIGNGRRGPVTEKLQSVYFDVVYGRNEKYKHYLTFI; encoded by the coding sequence ATGAACGAAGCTAAGCTTATCTGGATGGATGGAGAGATGGTTCCTTGGCACGAAGCCAAAGTCCACGTCCTGACCCACACCCTCCACTACGGCAACGCCGTCTTCGAGGGGACCCGCGCCTATCAGACCAAAGAGGGCCTGGCGATCTTCCGCCTGGAGGACCACTGCCGCCGCCTCTACAACAGTGCCAAGATCGTCGCCATCGAGCCAAATATCGACTACGAAACCGTCAAACAGGCCCATATCGACCTGCTGCGGGCCAACGATTTCTCCGCCAATGTCTACATCCGCCCGCTGATCTACCTGGGCTATGGCGTTATGGGGCTCTACCACAAGCACGCCCCCGTGCAGACCATGATCGCCGCCTGGGAGTGGGGAGCCTACCTCGGCGAAGAGGGCCTGGAGAACGGCATCAAAGTCTGCACCTCTTCCATCACTCGCAACCCCAACCGCTCCACCTTCGGCAAAGCCAAAGCCGCCGCCAACTACCTCAACAGCCAGATGGCCAAATACGAAGCGATCGAGAACGGCTTCGAAGAGGCGCTGATGCTCGACGAAAACGGCTTCGCCGCCGAAGGAACCGGAGAGTGCCTCTTCATCGTCCGGGACGGCAAGCTCATCTCTCCCCCCAACGACAACTCCCTCGAATCCATCACCCAGGCGACCGTCCTGGAACTGGCCGCGGATATGGGGATCGAAGTCGAACGGCGCAACATCACACGCGACGAGATCTACATCGCCGACGAAGCCTTCTTCACCGGAACCGCCGCCGAGCTGACCCCCATCAACTCCCTCGACCACCGCATCATCGGCAACGGCCGCCGCGGCCCCGTGACCGAAAAGCTCCAGAGCGTCTACTTCGACGTCGTCTACGGACGCAACGAGAAGTACAAACACTATCTGACATTTATCTAG
- a CDS encoding PAS domain-containing protein, producing the protein MKRNRPEPTGREIKLSKKRIIVSKTDMKGVILYANDYFSEVCGYKEVELIGQPHNIIRHPDMPKAVFYLLWQTIQRGENITAVVKNLAKNGDHYWVVTDFEILRDSMGNIYQYIAYRRPVSPQILQEIEPLYAKMLEIEKVHDMKTSVEYLSSYLHEKQMSYNSYISELAKPKGLTVKLFEQMKRMFT; encoded by the coding sequence ATGAAACGGAACAGACCCGAGCCGACCGGTAGAGAGATCAAATTGAGCAAGAAGAGGATCATCGTCAGCAAAACCGATATGAAAGGGGTCATTCTCTACGCCAACGATTACTTCTCCGAAGTATGCGGGTATAAAGAGGTGGAGTTGATCGGGCAGCCCCATAATATTATTCGCCATCCCGATATGCCCAAGGCGGTCTTCTACCTCTTATGGCAGACAATCCAGCGGGGAGAGAATATCACGGCCGTGGTCAAAAACCTGGCCAAAAACGGGGACCACTACTGGGTCGTCACCGACTTCGAGATTCTACGCGATAGTATGGGGAATATCTATCAGTATATCGCCTACCGACGCCCTGTCTCTCCCCAAATCCTGCAGGAGATTGAGCCCCTTTATGCCAAAATGCTCGAGATCGAGAAGGTCCACGATATGAAAACCTCGGTCGAATACCTCAGCTCATATCTCCACGAAAAGCAGATGAGTTACAATAGCTATATCAGTGAATTGGCCAAGCCCAAAGGCTTGACTGTCAAACTCTTTGAGCAGATGAAACGGATGTTTACCTGA